A single genomic interval of Apis cerana isolate GH-2021 linkage group LG2, AcerK_1.0, whole genome shotgun sequence harbors:
- the LOC108002916 gene encoding probable E3 ubiquitin-protein ligase makorin-1 isoform X1 has translation MADSWTQSVVCRYFKNGMCREGNNCRYRHTQGIWNDGNNETIISSSAPSMNTVCRFFKLGICKFGNQCYFRHSTETVDNNLVNANSIESSSPGQHTSNISTPTTIKNVKDNTSIAEEWVKAPEFIPSHIAGSSSTNEASTTSGTSINSSISISYAQAVNPSGQASSPALEPLCPYAEATGICKKRNCTYLHGDICELCNRAALHPYNEELRKKHTNACVKQHEVDMELSFAIQRSREKSCGVCFEVIMEKASGEQRFGILPNCNHCFCLSCIRKWRQAKQFDNKIIRACPECRATSDFVCPSMYWVDTKEEKEKLIMDYKCALSTKDCKYFNKGRGKCPFGNKCFYLHALPDGTKTDVGPPVRQRRNADADDILRQIILWDFFEERDTRWIYDVDLEDIVSLFSGSEESEWSEFEF, from the exons ATGGCCGACAGTTGGACACAGAGCGTTGTTTGCcg ttattttaaaaatggtatGTGCCGTGAAGGAAATAATTGCAGATACCGACATACTCAAGGAATTTGGAATGATGGAAATAATGAAACTATAATATCCTCTTCTGCCCCATCTATGAATACTGTTTGTCGCTTTTTTAAACTTGGTATCTGTAAATTTGGAAATCAGTGCTATTTTCGTCATAGTACTGAAACTGTTGATAACAATTTGGTAAATGCAAATTCAATAGAAAGTTCATCACCTGGACAACAcacttcaaatatttcaactcCGACAACAATAAAGAATGT CAAAGACAATACTTCTATTGCTGAGGAATGGGTAAAAGCACCAGAATTTATACCTTCACATATAGCTGGATCATCTTCCACAAATGAGGCTTCTACAACTTCAGGAACATctataaattcttcaatttcaatatcttaTGCTCAAGCTGTAAATCCATCTGGTCAAGCATCCAGTCCAGCTTTAGAACCTTTATGTCCATATGCAGAAGCAACTGGAATTTGCAAAAAACGTAATTGTACATATTTACATGGAGATATTTGTGAATTATGTAATCGTGCTGCACTTCATCCATATAATGAGGAACTTAGAAAGAAACatacaaat GCATGTGTCAAACAACATGAAGTAGACATGGAGCTTTCATTTGCTATTCAACGTAGCAGAGAAAAATCTTGTGGCGTTTGTTTTGAAGTTATAATGGAAAAAGCATCTGGAGAACAAAGATTTGGTATTTTACCTAATTGTAATCACTGCTTTTGTTTAAGTTGTATTAGAAAATGGAGACAAGCTAAACAATttgacaataaaattataagagcTTGTCCAGAATGTCGTGCTACCTCTGACTTCGTATGTCCAAGTATGTATTGGGTAGAtacaaaagaagagaaagaaaaattaataatggattACAAATGTGCGTTAAg tactAAAGATTGTAAGTACTTCAATAAAGGACGTGGTAAATGTCCATTTGGCAATAAGTGCTTTTATCTACATGCACTTCCTGATGGCACTAAAACAGATGTTGGTCCTCCTGTTCGTCAACGACGTAATGCAGATGCAGATGATATTTTGCGA CAAATAATTTTGTGGGACTTTTTTGAAGAAAGAGACACTCGTTGGATATATGATGTAGATCTTGAAGATATTGTTTCCCTTTTTTCAGGTTCAGAAGAATCTGAATGgtctgaatttgaattttag
- the LOC108002916 gene encoding probable E3 ubiquitin-protein ligase makorin-1 isoform X2 has product MCMLSSDDIIVQQDLSRNTICISHNNYIICKDNTSIAEEWVKAPEFIPSHIAGSSSTNEASTTSGTSINSSISISYAQAVNPSGQASSPALEPLCPYAEATGICKKRNCTYLHGDICELCNRAALHPYNEELRKKHTNACVKQHEVDMELSFAIQRSREKSCGVCFEVIMEKASGEQRFGILPNCNHCFCLSCIRKWRQAKQFDNKIIRACPECRATSDFVCPSMYWVDTKEEKEKLIMDYKCALSTKDCKYFNKGRGKCPFGNKCFYLHALPDGTKTDVGPPVRQRRNADADDILRQIILWDFFEERDTRWIYDVDLEDIVSLFSGSEESEWSEFEF; this is encoded by the exons ATGTGTATGTTGTCGTCAGATGACATTATAGTTCAGCAAGATTTAAGTCGTAATACCATTTGCATatcacataataattatataatatg CAAAGACAATACTTCTATTGCTGAGGAATGGGTAAAAGCACCAGAATTTATACCTTCACATATAGCTGGATCATCTTCCACAAATGAGGCTTCTACAACTTCAGGAACATctataaattcttcaatttcaatatcttaTGCTCAAGCTGTAAATCCATCTGGTCAAGCATCCAGTCCAGCTTTAGAACCTTTATGTCCATATGCAGAAGCAACTGGAATTTGCAAAAAACGTAATTGTACATATTTACATGGAGATATTTGTGAATTATGTAATCGTGCTGCACTTCATCCATATAATGAGGAACTTAGAAAGAAACatacaaat GCATGTGTCAAACAACATGAAGTAGACATGGAGCTTTCATTTGCTATTCAACGTAGCAGAGAAAAATCTTGTGGCGTTTGTTTTGAAGTTATAATGGAAAAAGCATCTGGAGAACAAAGATTTGGTATTTTACCTAATTGTAATCACTGCTTTTGTTTAAGTTGTATTAGAAAATGGAGACAAGCTAAACAATttgacaataaaattataagagcTTGTCCAGAATGTCGTGCTACCTCTGACTTCGTATGTCCAAGTATGTATTGGGTAGAtacaaaagaagagaaagaaaaattaataatggattACAAATGTGCGTTAAg tactAAAGATTGTAAGTACTTCAATAAAGGACGTGGTAAATGTCCATTTGGCAATAAGTGCTTTTATCTACATGCACTTCCTGATGGCACTAAAACAGATGTTGGTCCTCCTGTTCGTCAACGACGTAATGCAGATGCAGATGATATTTTGCGA CAAATAATTTTGTGGGACTTTTTTGAAGAAAGAGACACTCGTTGGATATATGATGTAGATCTTGAAGATATTGTTTCCCTTTTTTCAGGTTCAGAAGAATCTGAATGgtctgaatttgaattttag
- the LOC108002817 gene encoding uncharacterized protein LOC108002817, which produces MVMAGNENTSGPLAEDSLSTRLQWLRQRREALQEKLAQKNNELKNLCVEEAELTGVLPPEIPLEPGESPPIFRKRIGTAFTYPQNLINKLKTNEVEESALELERQVQIGIVEAALGIVNDPKESKAVRRKHRLVYQQSQRRLQELEARLNFLRQSRNKTHHSTQFQHSTICNAQSHLHANVKHRTKKPRPPLDGTVNDVNTKITRGLLQESGISLSPLGSEDKCNAYPNHGYDDQSLVPNSYNHNHINPYCPTISDQRQSIKIIEHDHNDNQNVYILSDQCRTRTYSHGSGSSRTQNFYQDSERLYRPLPNTYTEDERQLRYRQFQQDQVHNYQQYSDHKQLDNDIQRRSGQEYYERDFRTLHYTHIPEFPVYHKSNSQSQSVIRRDRDINTNKNLRYTDSPSESQLPSGYWMRYEDEIIWCTDDQLASDRFGSLDRRKRNAVQHSTNIGTDIPPRYRTVSVGCSKNSSYISSQNTSVHLLPLSEQSSSNNKMLLRTQSLGSVEKWQSSHLHDNKDTMDNIGKKGKEKEWYETSLDSGTSPGSDINIISLHKNIHYQSPVCSKSFTGEDKNNYMPSVNHRKSDILMVETDQHLQPLSSRYEPTHIKVLEIPAESKSPQETNEETIVLGSSQNCTIVQAGRYQPYREVTKPFEMSDFYKYSTKFRKRNETNGQNISSESQNDSRGSHYIGTNDILGESESNIIHNGSIAGSVQKRIYQPVQRMTCQPYLTSLR; this is translated from the exons atgg tgatGGCAGGGAACGAAAATACATCTGGACCTTTAGCAGAAGATTCATTATCCACAAGATTACAATGGCTTCGTCAACGTAGAGAAGCATTGCAAGAAAAATTAGCACAAAAAAACAATGAGCTTAAAAACTTATGTGTAGAAGAAGCGGAATTGACTGGTGTTTTACCACCAGAAATTCCATTAGAACCTGGAGAAAGTCCACCAATATTCCGTAAAAGAATCGGAACAGCATTTACATATCcacagaatttaattaataaattgaaaacaaatgaAGTT gagGAATCTGCTTTGGAATTAGAACGACAAGTTCAAATTGGTATAGTAGAAGCTGCTTTAGGAATTGTGAATGATCCTAAAGAAAGCAAAGCAGTACGTCGTAAACATAGACTTGTTTATCAACAAAGTCAACGTAGACTTCAAGAATTGGAAGcacgtttaaattttctaagacAAAGTCGTAATAAAACACATCATTCAACACAATTTCAACACTCTACTATTTGTAATGCTCAGTCACATTTACATGCTAATGTGAAACATAGAACAAAGAAACCTCGACCACCATTAGATGGCAcag tcAATGACGTAAATACTAAAATTACAAGAGGATTGCTTCAAGAGAGTGGTATAAGTTTAAGTCCATTAGGATCCGAAGATAAATGTAATGCTTATCCTAATCATGGATATGACGATCAATCCCTAGTACCTAATAGttataatcataatcacaTCAATCCTTATTGTCCAACAATTTCCGATCAGCGACaaagtatcaaaataattgaacATGATCATAACGATaatcaaaatgtttatatattgtcCGATCAATGTCGCACGCGAACATATTCTCATGGCAGTGGTAGTTCACGtactcaaaatttttatcaagataGTGAACGATTGTATCGACCTTTACCAAATACATATACCGAAGATGAGCGACAATTACGCTATCGTCAATTTCAACAAGATCAAGTACATAATTATCAACAATATTCTGATCATAAACAATTGGATAATGATATTCAACGAAGATCTGGACAAGAATATTATGAAAGAGATTTTCGTACATTACATTATACGCATATACCTGAATTCCCAGTATATCATAAAAGTAATTCTCAATCACAATCTGTAATAAGACGAGATCGCGATATtaacacaaataaaaatttacgatataCAGATTCACCAAGTGAATCACAATTACCATCAGGTTATTGGATGCGATatgaagatgaaattatttggTGTACAGATGATCAACTTGCTTCAGATAGATTTGGCAGTTTAGATCGAAGAAAACGCAATGCTGTTCAACATAGTACTAATATTGGCACCGATATACCACCACGATATCGTACAGTATCTGTAGGTTGtagtaaaaattcttcttacaTTTCATCTCAAAATACTTCTGTCCATTTACTTCCATTATCCGAACAATCATCTAGTaacaataaaatgttattacgtACTCAATCTTTAGGCAGTGTAGAAAAATGGCAATCAAGTCATTTGCATGATAATAAAGATACAATGGATAATATtggtaaaaaaggaaaagaaaaagaatggtaTGAAACTTCTTTGGATTCAGGTACAAGTCCAGGATcagatatcaatataatatcattgcataaaaatatacattatcaaTCTCCTGTTTGCTCCAAATCATTCACTGGTGaagacaaaaataattatatgccTTCAGTTAATCATCGTAAAAGTGATATATTGATGGTTGAAACTGATCAACATTTGCAACCATTGTCTTCTCGTTACGAACCGACACATATAAAAGTGCTTGAAATTCCAGCAGAATCAAAATCACCGCAAGAAACGAATGAAGAAACAATTGTGTTGGGATCTTCACAGAATTGTACAATTGTACAAGCTGGAAGATATCAACCATATAGAGAAGTTACAAAACCTTTTGAAATGTctgatttctataaatattctaccaaatttcgtaaaagaaatgaaacgaatggacaaaatatttcaagtgaaAGTCAAAATGATTCTCGAGGATCACACTATATTGGAACAAACGATATACTCGGAGAATcagaatcaaatattatacataatggcTCAATTGCTGGTTCagttcaaaaaagaatttatcaacCAGTTCAACGAATGACATGTCAACCTTATCTCACatcattaagataa
- the LOC108002818 gene encoding cell division cycle protein 123 homolog isoform X1, giving the protein MVNILKPECSFTSWYPLFCKDSLKATIIYIPDEVLKYLEHDAFILPLEATNSILQNTEWMDGSPVINDEHLFEVQPTFPQFSQQIQNVIDEYGAVFIKSNWSSPLDATWVAPTKTLKCKTLEEIYLLLKSSDRIAKDLNNAKNYLDYETPIKSCLILKKWRDINPCTEFRCFVIQNELIAISQRDISQYHSYNESEKYNIQTDIKSLFMERIKDRFPLNNYSFDVIRYKKEKVKIVDFGPLDESVVKGTLFTYEELQNLEENTPEFRFIGEEIGIQPKTLNHFCIPQEINEFFQSNENTMLLDIIQQEVENQRKEFENVNSNSLEYD; this is encoded by the exons atggtcaatattttaaaacctGAATGTTCTTTTACATCATGGTATCCtttattttgtaaagattctttaaaagcaacaattatttacattccTGATGaagttcttaaatatttagaacatGATGCATTTATTTTACCTCTTGAAgcaacaaattcaattttacaaaatacagaatggatggatggatctCCAGTAATAAATGATgag caTTTATTTGAGGTTCAACCAACGTTTCCACAATTTAGTCAACAAATTCAGAATGTCATAGATGAATATGGTgcagtttttataaaaagtaattggaGTTCACCTTTG gATGCAACTTGGGTTGCACCaactaaaacattaaaatgcaaaacattagaagaaatatatttattattaaaaagttcagATAGGATTGCTAAAGATTTgaataatgcaaaaaattatttggattATGAAACTCCTATAAAATCTTGtcttatattaaagaaatggaGAGATATTAATCCCTGTACAGAATTTCGATGTTTTGTAATACAAAATGAACTTATAG cAATTAGTCAACGAGATATATCACAATATCATAGTTATAATgaatcagaaaaatataatattcaaacagATATCAAAAGCTTGTTTATGGAACGTATTAAAGATAGATTTCCATTGAATAATT ATTCATTTGAtgttatacgatataaaaaagaaaaagtaaaaatagttGATTTTGGTCCTTTGGATGAATCTGTTGTCAAAGGAACACTTTTTACATACGAAGAACTACAAAATCTTGAAGAAAATACTCcagaatttagatttattggTGAAGAAATTGGTATTCAACCAAAAACTCTAAATCATTTTTGTATTCcacaagaaataaatgaattttttcaatctaatgaaaatacaatgctattagatattattcaaCAA gagGTGGAAAATCAACGAAAGGAATTCGAAAATGTTAATTCTAATAGTTTGGAATATGATTAA
- the LOC108002818 gene encoding cell division cycle protein 123 homolog isoform X2, protein MDGSPVINDEHLFEVQPTFPQFSQQIQNVIDEYGAVFIKSNWSSPLDATWVAPTKTLKCKTLEEIYLLLKSSDRIAKDLNNAKNYLDYETPIKSCLILKKWRDINPCTEFRCFVIQNELIAISQRDISQYHSYNESEKYNIQTDIKSLFMERIKDRFPLNNYSFDVIRYKKEKVKIVDFGPLDESVVKGTLFTYEELQNLEENTPEFRFIGEEIGIQPKTLNHFCIPQEINEFFQSNENTMLLDIIQQEVENQRKEFENVNSNSLEYD, encoded by the exons atggatggatctCCAGTAATAAATGATgag caTTTATTTGAGGTTCAACCAACGTTTCCACAATTTAGTCAACAAATTCAGAATGTCATAGATGAATATGGTgcagtttttataaaaagtaattggaGTTCACCTTTG gATGCAACTTGGGTTGCACCaactaaaacattaaaatgcaaaacattagaagaaatatatttattattaaaaagttcagATAGGATTGCTAAAGATTTgaataatgcaaaaaattatttggattATGAAACTCCTATAAAATCTTGtcttatattaaagaaatggaGAGATATTAATCCCTGTACAGAATTTCGATGTTTTGTAATACAAAATGAACTTATAG cAATTAGTCAACGAGATATATCACAATATCATAGTTATAATgaatcagaaaaatataatattcaaacagATATCAAAAGCTTGTTTATGGAACGTATTAAAGATAGATTTCCATTGAATAATT ATTCATTTGAtgttatacgatataaaaaagaaaaagtaaaaatagttGATTTTGGTCCTTTGGATGAATCTGTTGTCAAAGGAACACTTTTTACATACGAAGAACTACAAAATCTTGAAGAAAATACTCcagaatttagatttattggTGAAGAAATTGGTATTCAACCAAAAACTCTAAATCATTTTTGTATTCcacaagaaataaatgaattttttcaatctaatgaaaatacaatgctattagatattattcaaCAA gagGTGGAAAATCAACGAAAGGAATTCGAAAATGTTAATTCTAATAGTTTGGAATATGATTAA